GGGCGGCTGGGGGGCGCGCGGGGGACGCGGGCGCTGGTCGTGCGGGGCGGGCGGGGGCGCGGGCCcggcggggggcgcggcggtgggtgcgggtgcgggcgcggcggcgagcggggcgggcgcggggggcgagCTGCGGGTCACCGCACCCCCCGACCCCGACTTAAGCAGGTTCGCGTAAGTTTTTGGCTCCGGCACCGCTGTAACAATACAttgcattacattttttataacaatcttactaatataattgtgaacaactcaatggatcttgatgaaatttgccagagatgtaaaacatagtcttgaagaacacataggcttctaaataagttttttttacttccgcGTGGACaaagtcgtgggcgacagctggtacaaaatattaattttattataatatttatatttcaaaaattaagtTGTATATTATGTCTCAAGATGGATCGTGTACCAGGTTGCGGAGGCTGCGCGggctgcggcggcggcggtgtgGGTTCGCGTTCGGGCTCGGGCtgcggcgcgggcggcgcCTCCACCTCCACCTCCGGCTCCGGCTCGTGCTCTACACCTCCCGATATAGAGCTCGCTGCAAATATcgtataaacataaatatatatcgtCACGCTTCTGGAGTGAAAAGACAATAGAAGTAAAGACAGATGAcgccaatttttttatttgagtaacatcgtattttttttatttcagagaGTGCGTACCTTGCAATGCGGCGACTAAATGTCGCGCCTCGTCCATCTGCGGCGGGTGTCCGTTGAGGTGCGGCGGCGGGGCGGGCGctggggcgggggcgggggcgggcgcCGGGGCGGACGCGGGCTCgggggcgggcgcgggcgcggagGCGGGCGGCGACAACATGGGCGGCATGGGCGGCGCGGGGAAGGCGGGTGGGAAGGCGGGCTGAGGGAAGTACCCGCCCGCCACCGCGCCCGGCCCCGCCTCCTCCTCCTCGCCGTCCGAGCGCCCGGAGCCTTCGCCCTCCTCGTCGGAGAATACTATGTCCTGTCCGACGCAATGACATTATCACATCGATATCACAGAAATGGGGAGCGGCTAACTTGTTGGATGAATTAAAACACCGTACCTGGTATCGGAAGATGTCGTTGTGCACGTAATACTTCTTGGGCGACTGCGCGGCCAGCACGAAGGTCTGGGTGAAGCGGCGCATGGGCGCTCCGCCGTTGGACAGCTCGCCCGTCACCTGCACCACAACGCCGTTGCCCAGCGTCGCCTGCGAGTCCACCTGcaccaaaaatatatttagcttTTCCTAGACggctaataattttatacgcaTAATTGCAGCGGTGAGGTCATAAATCATTACCTGGCTGATCTTGGCATGACAGTCGCGGAAGTTGAGCTGCTGTATACGGTTATGT
Above is a genomic segment from Papilio machaon chromosome 9, ilPapMach1.1, whole genome shotgun sequence containing:
- the LOC106709621 gene encoding ras GTPase-activating protein-binding protein 2 codes for the protein MVMEASPSPQSVGREFVRQYYTLLNKAPAYLHRFYNNYSSFVHGGLDAPNRETLPVVGQKQIHNRIQQLNFRDCHAKISQVDSQATLGNGVVVQVTGELSNGGAPMRRFTQTFVLAAQSPKKYYVHNDIFRYQDIVFSDEEGEGSGRSDGEEEEAGPGAVAGGYFPQPAFPPAFPAPPMPPMLSPPASAPAPAPEPASAPAPAPAPAPAPAPPPHLNGHPPQMDEARHLVAALQASSISGGVEHEPEPEVEVEAPPAPQPEPEREPTPPPPQPAQPPQPGPAPPPAPHDQRPRPPRAPQPPVEGGGGRRYSDSQQLFLGNLPHSATEEELRALFARFGPVAELRVHSKPAAPGAPRHPNYGFITYETAQAAHDCLNAAPLYFPADSPEGVKLNVEEKKARGREPPRRRPLSSHRAAFQRQPFRR